GATTCTatcctttcaattcaaaaataagCAATGCTTAAACAAGgagggaaaaataatatttgaaactaaGTTGTTCTCGATAGAGAttatagggtacgttatccattagtggacccctttcctataagtggaccctctgaagggtttttaatggaaaattcaataaaataacaatttcaagcgtgttaatgtctacaaatcttttatttggcatgttcagcatcatttagaacaatgttgactgacattgaattgtccttttcaccaaaataagtgttttgagttcgacatctgaaatcagccatggccactagcattttcacagcAAAACtgcttttatattttatgattgaattaaccatctaatcattttttgactgattatttaacttcagcaagtcgaagtaatgtaagtttaaggatatttactaaaataaagcgaagaaatgcaattttcgagcaaaaattagggggatccaatataggacaacgaaaatccaaacttttccaaaagtggacccctgttaattaaaccttcaaaaattatgaaaactgtgtattcaagcaaaagtttctctaaaacatacaataaatgcttgttgttatcaacctaaacgcatattttttcaattatgagtataaatatagctgttttcatgttaaaagtaccaataatgctgaagccgtaagaatttataattaatcaaaactatagttaattgtacttaactgaagcaccataattgcagtttgaaatgatattttataataataaatcaataacaaaacatttttttccaataaacatacgtggttttatcagcaactgtaaacaattctattgtttagtatcggtcaaccatttatgtaattaatatggaaaaatttgcatgaagattacatttttaaattatttttatgtttacggtggtttttgagacgttttctctgatctttttcggaaataaatgtgtttaaatgtctgtttggttttttgttgtttaaagccaaatttgttaacaaaaaatatttgtttatgatgaaaagtgagcaaaatccatcttttattcattgtatctatcattagacttacaccatgcatcaaaacatcaaatatcggttaaatttggtataaaaataacagtttgcctatagtggacctgggtccacaatcggattatggacccgggtccactataggaaaagggggtccacaacaggcaaaaaaaaaacttttttttcaattggctatttttctgctcaaaaacaaataactgatgaaacaaatagtcaaaattgttcgaaagacttcagttttcattgttttgtacaaagggttatgaaaaagtgcttaaaatattgaaaattagtgaaaaatgtgcttcggctctactagggggtccactaatggttaaaataccctatttgTATGAAATTAATTCCTGTCATTTTGGCTTTTCCTAGAAtgacgaaatggcctacttttcatcgccattttttgcaattccgctataaaactgtcaacttttccagTGCTTCGGGATAGACGAAACgacctaggggaaattctcgtatgtttggcaggttaagcaatcgctcctaactccatccaatttgctgatttttactatttaaacaactaattttgcaaaacttttgatagaaacttccttgctcacttcttatcgagctatttatcactcgatttcagttgaaaacgctttcaattagctttaattgaatgtcaatgttctgacctgccaacattagaggcacgctggaattagatgctgttccccacaaaaaaaaaaaaaaaacagtgctgaaaagtagtacttttcagcactgttttgaaatgtatgaaataaGTTTTAGAGGAAACAAGCATGCAATAATctctaaaaacacaaaaaaagttgtttgtatAGTGAAATCTGAAAGTAACGAAGCAAGAGTACGTCGAAAACAGTGCGCAATGGATTTGCTCACGTCACGCTTCCTTCGGAAGAAGCGCCTTCGGGTTTCCGGAAGCAGGCCACCCATTGCTCGCCCGCCGCTTCAATCCTCATAAATGTCATAATCTGTGAGTGAATCACGCATcttcacaaaaatcaacttcatccgacggttgtttaaaaaaaaatatgacagaacaaaatatttcagagaTCAGAGACTACTGAGttggaaaaatgtgaaaattggcTGGATACTTGGACGTtaatagattttgtttttttttgaatactcaTTCAGCAATTATTTTCAGAACTGCAAAAAAATTGATGGAATTCGctgtaaaaattgttttttttttcagcactcttcgtgactcgtgctgaaaaattatctttttacaactagttgcataaactactatttcaatttccatttctagtgctgaaaaattcaactctTCAGCATTTGTATCAAAAGTAATACTTGTTTGTACTTGTATCGAACCCTTCCTAGATCTCGatccagggccgagggacaaaaactttgaataacaTTTGCACCCTTTGAAATCTTTGTTTGTAGTTGGTTCCATGGCGTTCTGTTTCAATTCATTTGATATTATACTTAAATTTGCTTGAAATCAATCTAAATATGCAAATAGTTGTTAAAGAAATTTGTTGGTTTaacataaatatatttttctgattATTTATACAGCAGATGAATATGCACAAATCCAAATAAAAGTTCATAGTTCaggcacaaatttggactgggGCTTTCTTGGCTCCAATATTTAGATCCGTATTTTATTGCTTGACCCGCGGGTTTCAATGGTTTTCaatgtttgatgtttgaaaaatgtagcaTTTGAATatgtcgtatgaaaacttaaaatatcgTTTTGACGATGTCTGGACTGAAGATccaatgcaatattgaaaaagaatttaataaaattcaaaatatcaataaagatAGAAAAAAGTCAACCCGTAAGGTTCTGAGCTAtgccttttgaaaaaataactaagTACTGAGTACGCACCGCGCGCAAAAATCTTCTTTTCTCActtaaactgcgataactcgaaaatttAAGCAATGAACAAtacttttttggttatttttttgtcattgcAAGACAAAACTTTCACGAGccaaaaaagtatgaaaattttggtttttgctaaaatcgacttaaatgacattttttggaccaccctaacaaggCGTAGACCATTCTAATGACCAAATGGAAACATACGGGTCTAAGTATTTTGGCCAAAGTATTCCCAGTCTAtatttgagcccgatcgaagcatttttgttttagtttgcGCTCTTTTCATATGAAACTACTTCTAAAATTTGTCGATGCACTAGTAGCCGAATCTCATCAAAAACACTTACTACCTGCTGGTTTTTAGTATCACAAGCGACTTCCTAACAATAAGTAGTATTTCATATTGATTATGGTTTTTATGCGTTGTATTTTGTCCATCAGAGctgtcaaaaaatatgtttaaggtTCTTCTTTCTTTGCACTATATTCCCTAGTTTTCCTGAAAACATGACTTTATTATTGCGTTTGCTCTCCTAATCCATTCCTAAGCaccaaataaaatattattttgtgcCCTTCTCACGAAACCACAACTTTTCATTGACAAAAATGCTGCTGTTGGTGCTGCTACACAAATCCCTTGAAGGACTTTCAAAGTTAATCCTCAGCACCCCCAACAACTCTTGCGGTTTGTAATCCTCTTATTGCTCATTTCTGTGCACTTCTTGTACTGACTAGGTTGAGTTGAAATTAGGGTTAAAAATGCAATTGAAATGTTCGGCGTTTACTCTGTTTAGTTAATTATTGTTCAATAACAATTCTTagacttagtttaaaaaaagCCATTTCAACGCTAGGGCGTTGAAAAATACGTtaccatttccaaaatttcttttttgagATTTCCCACCAATGCTAAAGGAAAATAATATGGGAAATCATTATATCTAGTAAGATACTAAACAGGTTGACCAACGCTTTAACTGTTTGTTAAAGTTAGTAAATCCAATAAATAGTTCTTATTGGTTTCAGTTAGTATACTAGTAAGAATAATGCAGGCAAAAGGAACTtatcttattcaaaaattcaatagaaGTCAAATTGGAAACTATTTAAATCTGTATATTCAATGCTACTAAAATTTAGTATACTTCGAAGAAATACGGTTAGTTGTTGACTACTACTGTTGAAAtaaagtagaattttttttatacagaattgaaattttcatttaaacttctcaaataaCAACATTACAAATCCATCTTTAAAATTGTACAGTTACTGTATACTAATAATTCAGCAGCATACTACTACTACCACGAAAACTACTTATTCAAGTATTGCCTGATGAGCTAAGTTTTCAATGAATGAATCCCTCTCGTCTCTTAGTACTCCACGTTTCGTATTCAAGTTCATTCATAGTACCGGGTAGAAGTCCGACCTTAGTATTTTACGACCCGGTACCCATCGCTGTAAAGCACTTAGATACGGGTAGCGCCAGCGTTACGGTACGGTTCATTGATCGGTTCGCTGTACTAAGGTCGACAGGTAAAACTCTTCGGCCGGTGAAAATTTACGACCATgggacagagagagagaggcaCGTGCCAGGGCGGTTGTAAAATGATTAACTTTAGGGGATTTAAAGGTTAGTGCACCACGTCGAGGGCAGGTAATTTCGACTCACGTTGGTGTAAGAAGCTTGGGTGAGAATATTGAGAGTGAGTTACTATTTCATAATAATGATGGATGGAATTTCGAATGTTAAGTATATTTGCTACTTTACAAAATTATCTTTAGTATTTTTACCTGCCATCTCTCACTCCAGTAAAACCAGACatggaaaagttgaaaattgaactCGACCGGATTTGAAATAGAAGAACGAAGATCAGCAAGGACAACTAACATTTGGAGgcatttctcaaattttcatcacaaaaaaataacaacacacggagaaatttgttttttttttaaataattcatttATTAAACTTTACTCTGTAAAAACAATCAGTCCTTTGAATTCAACTTAAGCTACTAATGTTGGGGGCAGGTATTGCTTGTTCTCCTTACGTAATAGGTTCCTACAAACTAAGGACATCAcaattattttgttgttttgtttttttctcgaaTTTTTAATCTTCTGCAGCTACTGACACATATATTAATCAACTCTACACAGTTTTGTTAGTATCTGCTAGAAAGCTGTATTGCTAAAAATGCGTAATCTCTCACATAAATATCGGGGGCTTAAACTCTAGCAACTTGGTTCGAGGTCAAATGGCTCCAGCCGATCCCCGAGGGATGCCCTCTGGCGATCGCAGTCGAatggaaaaaatattgcaaataaagaagaagaaaaaactgtCTAATAAATACTATCCTAACCTGCGCTCCACACAAGTGCGAAGGGCATATTTGGTGGCCAGCACGGTGATCCCGGATCAAACCCCGGAACACCTCTTAACCCAGCATCATGTCTTCCGACGGCTGGTGCTGCGGCATGCCGTGAGCCGTCGGCATCTGGTGATGGTGGTGGTACGCGTTGGCCGGCAGGATGTACGATGGTGGCGAAGGTAACTTGTACATCAGAGCCGGGTGCATTCCGTACGGTGAGCCGGCGTTCATGGCGGCGGCGGCTGCGGCCGCTTGGTGATGCGCAGCCACGACGTACTCGTTGAAGGCGGCCTGCTGCTGGGCGGCTGCGGCGGCCTGGATGTGATGGGTCAGGTGAAGCGATGCCCGAAGCTGTTCCAGGTGCTGCGGGTTCGGGGCGACTGCGGTGGCCGTGGACGGGTAGTCCTCGGAATCTGACGAGGAGCACTCTTCTTTGCTGTCCGAGTCGTCCCCGAGCAGACTCTCGATGTTGAAGGGTAGCTTTGGCTTGGTAACTGAAGTCGTGCTGGACGCAATCACCGGCTGGAACCCGGCGGTCAGAGCGGCAGGTTGGGGCTGTTCCGGAGACTGACTGGTGGCTCGTAGCGCCTCCGGCGGTGACTGAGGGGGCGAAATCGGCGTGTACAGCATGTTCGGGTTGATGTTCTCTGGCATGCCAGCCGCGTACGCGTACGGGTCGTGGAACTGTGCCGTACCCTGGGACATGAAGAAGCGGTTCATGTTGGCCAGCGCGATGAACTCCTCGTTGAGGCTCTCCTTGTCGCTGTCGTGCAGCTTGAAACGCTTGCGCCGACGGAGCAGCGATCCGTTCTGGAACATGTCGAAGGCCTTCGGGTGCAGCGTCCAGTAGGCGCCCTTTCCAGGCCTGTCCGGGCGGCGCGGAACCTTGATGAAGCAATCGTTGAAGCTGAGGTTGTGCCTCAGTGAGTTCTGCCAGCGCTGGGTATTGTTACGGTAGTACGGAAACCGGTCCGTAATGTACTTGTAGATATCGTTCAGACACAGCATCTTCTCCGGCGAACTCCAGATCGCCATCGCCGTCAGCGAGATGTACGAGTACGGCGGCTTCTGGTCACCGTACGATTCACGTGATGGCCGCGGCATGATGCACTGTTACTGTTCGCACACAAGTCCCAAAAACTTTCACTTTGCGCGCTCACTTTCAACTTCCGCTGTTTGTATTACAACCAGCAATTAGCACTCACTAACGCTCACGCTATCAATAACCAATCAATAAATCGAATATTTCCTTCGAAGAGAGCACGATGCGTTCGAAACTCTTGCTCGATTGAGACTGATGGAAAAAATCTCCAGCCAACAGGAGGTGAGCGTAAAAAACGACCGGCGCTCGCTCTCAACCCATCAGCCGCAGCACTCTCAAGCACATCGCTCCATCCCGCTTCCTCTGCCGCAGTTCAGGCGACCCATGCCGGCCTGCACCCGAAAGAGACGGACTGCGTTGCCTGAGCGCACTCTACCTGCTCATTCACAAAAACGAACGAGAAGGAGCGATACTCACCAACACACACTTGCCAGGCCCAACCTGGGTAAGCGTGTGTGCGAAGTAAAATGGGTTCTAGTGCTCAAAGAGAGTGTGCCCCTTTCTGTTGTGTGCTGGTTGCGCTACGCCACCATTTGTTGGAGTGAGAGCGAATGATCGCGCAATGGGCGTGGTCAACGCGCGAACAAATGCGTAACAAGATGTCTTCTTGACAGAACGAGGGGGCCCCCTCTCCGCTGAGGGGCATAGCCGCGCGGATTAGCGCAAGCTTTTGATTTTCGCTCGCGAGAATGAGCGAAAATTCGCGGTTAAATAAATTACATGATTAATTATGCGAGCGAGCTAAGCCCGAGTGCAGGGATAATGAtttgtggaaaatttaatgattttctgACGGGTTCTAGAGGGCGAAGAGAAAGACAGAGCTGGAAAGAAGTGGCTTCTGATGGAACTGGTTTTTGcaggttttttcttctttcatttGAACTGGTTTCAAGATTTGCTGAACGGGTTTCGTTTACTGGAAATGTGCAGCTTGCAAACGCTTGTGTTTGAATTATGTGGTAATTacccataaatttaaaatcaattaggATCTGTGAGTAGTCAGCGATGCTGGCGGAGACGAGAGTTGAGATTGTCATTGTTTATTGTTGAAATTAATTCCGTTCTCATTACAGATTCAAACGCGGAATGGAATAAATTAgtaaaaattcatttaaataggTTTTTTTCGCACTCAACCTGAGATTACTATGTCATAATCATATCGAGAGTTATAGAATGGTATAAAATCATCTGAAATTTCCTAGTAGTTtgtaaatttttctaaattgttcATTATCCTaggaaaacaataatttaaaattattcattttcaaatacaaaaaatctccTTGTCGAATGTAGGTAGGTAGTAGAGTAGTAGACGTAGTAAAAACAAAACTAGTAGTTTGTCTCGCTTGCACATTCCCCATATCCACCTGGCCAGGGCAGGCGATTACCTGTCCAAATTTGCTGAACTCCCAGCCGATAGAAGTATACTCCTTTCTCGCTCTAGTAGACTTCGagtaaaaagtttgttaattAGGTAACGAAATTAGTGCCAAGTAGTAGTTGGTCTCACTCACTCCAAACGAAACATAATAATTTTGCCTGAAACTTTTGAAACTAGTAGTCTATCTCGCTCATTTTGAAATTGCTAATACCTGAGCTATATAACCGTTGAAGTTAAACTGTTTGCATTGTATCGTtctgaatgcattttaaatttataatctacaaatataatttaatttagtttattttaaacAGAAACAACAATAAAACCAAAGCGAATCATTATATTAATGATGGTGCCAATCTTTCAAAACTTTGTAATAAATGCAGTATGCAAATGGTATTTGAATATAAAAGGTGTGTTGACATGCATCGAATTTAATTTCCATAGTACATAAATACGTAAAACTATCAAATTCAAATAGTCATCCTAATGTAGAACTGTCTGATCTTTTTGATGacaatatttttggttttaaaaaacTGCCCTAAAGTTAGAAATTGTCCAAAATTGAAGCTAGTGGTTGCTTTTCTGGATGCTTCGAACTTTTtcacttaacggtgcacatcaacctgAGCTTtggcaccaagatttttgttgcaaatattttcgtatttttaaaaCTCCGGGAACTATCCATATGTTTTTTGTTCCTTCCCTACTGagcgatttacaacaaaatttgcctatttttacaatcagattgtgtAAGATGAGTTCTGTTAGTTTATTAAAAATGGAATAAGAAGATatcaacttccttggttgctgtgcacccttaacttAATTGAATGTTGTTAGCTGTTTGACGCCTCTTTTCTGAATACAGagctattttcaagaaaatttactaaaaatggaAATTGGGGTGGATAAAACCATAATCAATCGAATACCCTTTTTTACGAAtgggtcactatttttaatacAAGGAATCAGTCGCCTTTAAATAAGTATCGGAGTATCCGTTTTGGATCCAGTTATGCCCACTGTTTATTGACGGGTtggtttgagaaaaataaaaaggatcaaacaaataaaacataCTACTAAagtagtgttgcaaataagtttataaaaatttaatatgaaaaatgaAGAGTCctttaaagaaaaatgttttttttttgatttatttaaatttttcattgtttaaaatgtattgtaattgttttGTCGATAACGACGAAATACAAACCGCGATGTCATTataactagaaaaaataaagaTCTTTGGTCATTGCCAACATTTTTAAGGATTAATTTTCTCACacacaacaattaaaaaaaaacaaatacctaTATTTTTCTGCTACATTTTtggatacaaattttaattataaGAAAAACACttacattgttttatatttcaaGAATGATATGTTTgcttatatttaaaaacagtttttcaaGCAAATTGTTATCCTTGAAAATTTATACTGAAAAAGATAGTTTTCCTATGGTAAACAAGCTTATTCATTCTTTGTGAATTTAAGGTTTATTAATTTTCCTCAAATAAGATAAACTCTAATGTAGAAAAAGCGCAATAAAAaaggttttcaatttaaaaaaatgaagtttaagtTTTCTCTTGTACATTTGTAGTCAACAATCTAAGTTTTATcattaatttcagatttttgcgGATTGGAAAGTTCTGGTGTTgatttataaaaacaatcatttttaaattaaaaataaaaaggtttAAATGATTTGGAACTcaattacacagcaaaaaatccgatggtaatatcgcatgcaaaagcatgcacatcaccttcgtcaaaataaacacttaatattacacactgcatgtacaatttttgcaaatacaaaaaaaaagttgcaaccacagctaaaaaagtacttttaaaaaaaaaagtagtattccagctgcgtgtaaatggcctgggtgtaaaataaatattgcattattttatgcaattaaatgtgattttacaccctgaaatatgtagccaatcagtatgggaaatctacttgaccgaaatgtcaagctcatatatataTACGCATATATGCGTATATCCTTTACatattttcatcggtctgatgaccGAGTGGCGCCAGTCTTCACTGTTGGttctgggtttgaatcccgtcggttgcaacttttttttgtgtttacaaaaattgtacatgcagtgtgtaatgttatgtgtttattttgagtaaggtgatgtgcatgcttttgcatgcgattatGCCATcggttttttgctgtgtatttcaaaaagacaaaaaggtaattctctaccaactcacacgaaatcgggaaatttttccccgacccctctttgatttgcgtgtaACTTTGttctatggggtaacttttgtccctgatcatgaatccatGGTCTGGACTTTGGTATCTCTTgacgaaggggcggtacgatccaatcaatttttaaacatgcggAAAAAGACACGTTTtcgataatttgcagcctgaaaaggtgatggtttggaaacctggtgtcaaagggactttttttttgtaaaattggacgcccgatttgattctaaaaaacgtattttgtcataaaaaaaataaaatagtgttaaaaactctaccatttttcgttactcaactgtgatttttttaaacatgtcgtTTTAGGGTAAATGTATTATTCTTTCCGAATCTGCATTAACCCAGAACTTTTAAGTAAAAAtcgaaatgttatttttttttaacatttttttaatttagattctCAACTTTATGACAAAATACTTCATGAAGGGTTAAAAGGTCCAGTTATTGAATTGCCTTGACGTTCTCGATTGCTAGATTCCTACTTTCATAATATGTAATTATAATATTAATCGAGTACTATTGGAAAACTACTAAGCATAAACGAACAGGTCAACAATAAAATCATtacagaagaagttcattcatAAAAGGACTCACCGTAAAGCTGCGCTGAGTGCATCTACCTGGAATAGTTTAGTAGTCTTACATCAGGCAACACTAAGGGAAGTATTCATAAATGTAATGAGGCTCGATCGTTAGTTTCAGTACTTTGGTAGGAGGGCTTCGTCCATTTGACTTTTGATGAGCCAATAAAACATCTTAGTACATCTGCCTGTGTCGACCTCTAAGCGTATGGGCAGCACTTAACTGGGATATTATTGAGTGCACTTGGGTTACAATAAATATATTGGAGTTTGTTATGGTATGCTgtatttttatgattatttttcgcaatgttgcaattattttgtatttgtaACAATGAGTACAACTTCAAATTTAGCTTAACATCCGGTTACGATTCTTTCAAAGTAttgaatttttcgattttattgtATTTCTCATTTAAGTCAATTTTAATATCGTGGTGAAAAAGGGTTTGTGTATTTTTAATGATTGCATTATTAAAAAGTATTAATTGACCTAGAAAATGTACTAACTTAATACCGGTTGACTACTTATTTAAAACTGGtaacatttattttaagaaaatcattgaatttcATACAGTAAACACTGATCCACAATGCATGCAGTAATTTTAAGCAGTCAATATCGAGCAGTTTTCACCGGCCAGGCAGCTTCCCTGCTAAATTCCAACCTGAGCTCAAACTGTCCCCAGAAGCAAACAACGGTCGTTTTTGTTGATGCCAGTTTTATGGCCGCCCGGAGACGCCTCTACTTGACACTTGGGAATTCCCCAGAAGTGCTGCTAGTACTGCTGCTAGAGCGTGTGCCAGGTAGAGCTACAAAATACTTGACGTCTCTGTCTCTTTCTTCTGAATGGGACGCGGACAGTGCTGTTTGAATGTATGCTAATGATCTGCAAATAGGTAGCCGGACGAATTTACCTGCGATTTGTTGTGTTGGAATCAAGTGGATACAGATTGGTGGAAAATCAAGTCAATAGGTAGAGGATTTTGTGATTGCTATTAGAATTGATGTCTTGAGCCACATAAGGGCTTTATTTAGAATGATTTTTCTATTAAAATTGTTACTACTATGTCATAGAGGTCACTAGTGATGTTTGAAGTATGTACTATTTCAGTAAACTCAATGTTACTTTGTATACCGGAGCGTTTAATATTTACACAATTTCCCATAATCGTTCCACAAGTCATCATATCGCTGTTTAAGGAAGTCTTATCATCGTGCCAAAATCTTGCACCAGTCGTTCCA
This is a stretch of genomic DNA from Culex pipiens pallens isolate TS chromosome 1, TS_CPP_V2, whole genome shotgun sequence. It encodes these proteins:
- the LOC120417084 gene encoding fork head domain-containing protein FD4-like codes for the protein MPRPSRESYGDQKPPYSYISLTAMAIWSSPEKMLCLNDIYKYITDRFPYYRNNTQRWQNSLRHNLSFNDCFIKVPRRPDRPGKGAYWTLHPKAFDMFQNGSLLRRRKRFKLHDSDKESLNEEFIALANMNRFFMSQGTAQFHDPYAYAAGMPENINPNMLYTPISPPQSPPEALRATSQSPEQPQPAALTAGFQPVIASSTTSVTKPKLPFNIESLLGDDSDSKEECSSSDSEDYPSTATAVAPNPQHLEQLRASLHLTHHIQAAAAAQQQAAFNEYVVAAHHQAAAAAAAMNAGSPYGMHPALMYKLPSPPSYILPANAYHHHHQMPTAHGMPQHQPSEDMMLG